Proteins found in one Pseudomonas mosselii genomic segment:
- a CDS encoding cupin domain-containing protein gives MDTGTRLKLVRERNNLSQRELARRSGLTNSTISQIEQNRVSPSVSSLKKLLEGIPMSLAEFFSFDEPVREERYVFRGAEQPDLGRNGLRMLLVGASVEGRQMRMLRELYAPGADSGEPIVHAEGEECGLVTRGTMELWVDGQVSVLHAGDGYYIPTTLPHSFKNIGPDEAEIISANTPANF, from the coding sequence ATGGACACGGGGACACGACTCAAACTGGTGCGTGAACGCAACAACCTCTCCCAACGGGAACTGGCCCGCCGCAGCGGCCTGACCAACTCGACGATCTCGCAGATCGAGCAGAACCGGGTCAGCCCTTCGGTCAGTTCCCTCAAGAAACTGCTCGAAGGGATCCCCATGTCCCTGGCGGAATTCTTCAGTTTCGACGAGCCGGTGCGCGAGGAGCGCTACGTGTTCCGTGGCGCAGAGCAGCCCGACCTGGGCCGCAACGGCCTGCGCATGCTGCTGGTCGGTGCCAGCGTCGAAGGCCGGCAGATGCGCATGCTGCGCGAACTGTACGCGCCGGGTGCCGATTCCGGCGAGCCGATCGTCCACGCCGAAGGCGAGGAATGCGGCCTGGTCACCCGGGGCACCATGGAGCTGTGGGTCGATGGCCAGGTCAGCGTGCTCCACGCCGGCGACGGCTACTACATCCCCACCACCCTGCCCCACAGCTTCAAGAACATCGGCCCCGACGAGGCCGAGATCATCAGCGCCAATACCCCGGCGAACTTCTGA
- a CDS encoding TetR/AcrR family transcriptional regulator, whose translation MRYSTDHKQQTREKLLASSGALAKRGGFAATGVAGLMKAIGLTGGAFYNHFPSKDDLFSEIVRRELANSPLARLVERGADRPRLRRLLEQYLSLAHLHNAEGGCPLPPLGVEIARAERPVREQAEHWLVELHQAWSETLDNSELAWALLSQCVGALVVGRMLASEPVQAQVLDASLQLVGRVFDEVR comes from the coding sequence ATGCGCTACAGCACCGACCACAAGCAACAAACCCGCGAGAAGCTGCTGGCCAGCAGCGGCGCCCTGGCCAAACGCGGTGGGTTCGCCGCCACCGGCGTGGCCGGATTGATGAAGGCCATCGGCCTGACCGGCGGCGCCTTCTACAACCATTTCCCGTCCAAGGACGACCTGTTCAGCGAGATCGTCCGCCGCGAGCTGGCCAACAGCCCGTTGGCGCGCCTGGTCGAGCGCGGCGCCGACCGCCCCCGGCTCAGGCGCCTGCTCGAGCAGTACCTGAGCCTGGCCCACCTGCACAATGCCGAGGGCGGCTGTCCGCTGCCGCCGCTGGGGGTGGAGATCGCCCGCGCCGAGCGACCGGTGCGCGAACAGGCCGAGCACTGGTTGGTGGAGCTGCACCAGGCGTGGAGCGAGACCCTCGACAACTCCGAGCTGGCCTGGGCCCTGCTCAGCCAGTGCGTCGGCGCGCTGGTGGTGGGCCGCATGCTGGCCAGCGAGCCGGTGCAGGCGCAGGTGCTGGACGCCAGCCTCCAGTTGGTCGGACGGGTCTTCGATGAAGTTCGCTAG
- a CDS encoding NUDIX hydrolase translates to MSTAEVLASVDIVTLRLSPHSQRLEVLLSPREREPYKGQWALPGVIVNGSSADNNLDAAACRALSEKAKVRPRHLEQVGTEGNASRDPRGWTLSTYYLALLDPAVVVEDPQIAFFDLQRVLDNEPPLPFDHRLLVERAHERLVAKAVYTNLPLYLAPERFTVLDALAAAQACLGQPVNNTSMRKRLERMKREGWVQDTGEKNQPRLGRPQQLYRHTPQGSGAFMFDRSLLAGG, encoded by the coding sequence GTGAGCACAGCTGAAGTCCTGGCCAGTGTCGATATCGTCACCCTGCGCCTGTCACCCCACAGCCAGCGCCTGGAGGTGTTGCTGTCCCCGCGCGAACGCGAGCCCTACAAGGGGCAGTGGGCCTTGCCGGGTGTCATCGTCAATGGCAGTTCCGCGGACAACAACCTGGATGCCGCCGCCTGCCGGGCGCTCTCGGAAAAGGCCAAGGTGCGCCCGCGCCACCTGGAGCAGGTCGGCACCGAGGGCAATGCTTCCCGCGACCCTCGGGGCTGGACCTTGAGCACTTACTACCTGGCGTTGCTCGATCCTGCGGTTGTGGTCGAGGACCCGCAGATTGCCTTTTTCGATCTGCAACGCGTCCTGGACAACGAACCGCCGTTGCCGTTCGATCATCGCCTGCTGGTCGAGCGTGCCCATGAACGGCTGGTGGCCAAGGCCGTGTACACCAACCTGCCGTTGTACCTGGCACCCGAGCGGTTCACCGTGCTGGATGCGCTGGCCGCCGCGCAGGCGTGCCTGGGGCAGCCGGTCAACAACACCTCGATGCGCAAACGTCTGGAGCGCATGAAGCGCGAAGGCTGGGTGCAGGACACCGGAGAAAAGAACCAGCCCAGGCTGGGGCGTCCACAGCAACTGTACCGGCATACCCCGCAGGGGAGCGGGGCGTTCATGTTCGACCGGAGTCTGCTGGCGGGAGGATAG
- a CDS encoding efflux RND transporter permease subunit, with protein sequence MNFSKFFITRPIFAAVLSLVLLIAGSISLFQLPISEYPEVVPPTVVVRANFPGANPKVIGETVAAPLEQAITGVENMLYMSSQSTADGKLTLTITFALGTDLDNAQVQVQNRVTRTQPKLPEEVTRIGITVDKASPDLTMVVHLTSPDNRYDMLYLSNYAILNIKDELARLGGVGDVQLFGMGDYSLRVWLDPNKTASRNLTASDVVAAIREQNRQVAAGQLGAPPAPGSTSFQLSINTQGRLVNEEEFENIIIRAGANGEITRLKDIARVELGSSQYALRSLLNNQPAVAIPIFQRPGSNAIEISDEVRAKMAELKKDFPEGMDYSIVYDPTVFVRGSIEAVVHTLFEALILVVLVVILFLQTWRASIIPLMAVPVSLIGTFAVMHLFGFSLNALSLFGLVLAIGIVVDDAIVVVENVERNIGLGLKPLEATQKAMSEVTGPIIATALVLCAVFVPAAFISGLTGQFYKQFALTIAISTVISAFNSLTLSPALAAVLLKDHHAPKDRFSRFLEKLLGSWLFAPFNRFFDRASHGYVGGVRRVIRSSGIALFVYAGLMGLTYLGFSSTPTGFVPAQDKQYLVAFAQLPDAASLDRTEAVIKKMSEIALKQPGVADSVAFPGLSINGFTNSPNSGIVFTPLKPFDERKDPSQSAAAIAAALNAQFADIQDAYIAIFPPPPVQGLGTIGGFRLQIEDRGNLGYEALYKETQNIIAKSHNVPELAGLFTSYQVNVPQVDAAIDREKAKTHGVAINDIFDTLQVYLGSLYTNDFNRFGRTYQVNVQAEQQFRLDAEQIGQLKVRNNLGEMIPLATFLKVSDTSGPDRVMHYNGFITAEINGAAAPGYSSGQAEAAIEKLLKEELPNGMTFEWTDLTYQQILSGNTALFVFPLCVLLAFLVLAAQYESWSLPLAVILIVPMTLLSAITGVIISGGDNNIFTQIGLIVLVGLACKNAILIVEFAKDEQAKGLDPLAAVLEACRLRLRPILMTSIAFIMGVVPLVFSSGAGSEMRHAMGVAVFSGMIGVTVFGLFLTPVFFFLIRRFVERRQARKAEHAVALETHA encoded by the coding sequence ATGAACTTTTCGAAATTCTTCATTACCCGGCCGATCTTCGCCGCGGTGCTGTCGCTGGTGCTGCTGATCGCAGGTTCCATCTCGCTGTTCCAGCTGCCGATCAGCGAATACCCCGAAGTGGTGCCGCCCACCGTGGTGGTGCGCGCCAACTTCCCCGGCGCCAACCCCAAGGTGATCGGCGAGACCGTCGCAGCGCCCTTGGAGCAGGCCATCACCGGTGTCGAGAACATGCTGTACATGTCCTCGCAGTCCACCGCCGACGGCAAGCTGACCCTGACCATCACCTTCGCCCTGGGCACCGACCTGGACAACGCCCAGGTGCAGGTGCAGAACCGCGTGACCCGTACCCAGCCCAAGCTGCCGGAAGAGGTGACGCGCATCGGCATCACCGTCGACAAGGCCTCGCCCGACCTGACCATGGTCGTGCACCTGACCTCGCCGGACAACCGCTACGACATGCTCTACCTGTCCAACTACGCCATCCTCAACATCAAGGATGAGCTGGCGCGCCTCGGTGGCGTCGGTGACGTGCAGCTGTTCGGCATGGGCGACTACTCGCTGCGGGTGTGGCTCGACCCGAACAAGACCGCTTCGCGCAACCTGACCGCCAGCGACGTGGTGGCCGCCATTCGCGAGCAGAACCGCCAGGTCGCCGCCGGCCAGCTGGGCGCCCCGCCCGCCCCGGGTTCGACCAGCTTCCAGCTGTCGATTAACACCCAGGGCCGCCTGGTCAACGAGGAAGAGTTCGAGAACATCATCATCCGTGCCGGCGCCAACGGCGAGATCACCCGCCTGAAGGACATCGCTCGGGTCGAGCTCGGCTCCAGCCAGTACGCCCTGCGTTCGCTGCTGAACAACCAGCCGGCGGTGGCCATCCCGATCTTCCAGCGCCCGGGCTCCAACGCCATCGAGATCTCCGACGAAGTGCGGGCGAAAATGGCCGAGCTGAAGAAAGATTTCCCGGAAGGCATGGACTACAGCATCGTCTATGACCCGACCGTGTTCGTCCGTGGCTCCATCGAAGCGGTGGTGCACACCCTGTTCGAAGCGCTGATCCTGGTCGTGCTGGTGGTGATCCTGTTCCTGCAAACCTGGCGCGCCTCGATCATCCCGCTGATGGCCGTGCCGGTTTCGCTGATCGGCACCTTCGCGGTGATGCACCTGTTCGGCTTCTCGCTCAACGCGCTATCGCTGTTCGGCCTGGTGCTGGCCATCGGTATCGTGGTGGACGACGCCATCGTCGTGGTGGAGAACGTCGAGCGAAACATCGGGCTTGGCCTGAAACCGCTGGAAGCCACGCAGAAGGCCATGAGCGAAGTGACCGGCCCGATCATCGCCACCGCCCTGGTGCTGTGCGCCGTGTTCGTGCCCGCCGCGTTCATCTCGGGGCTTACCGGGCAGTTCTACAAGCAGTTCGCCCTGACCATCGCCATCTCCACCGTGATCTCGGCGTTCAACTCGCTGACCCTGTCGCCGGCCCTGGCCGCCGTGCTGCTGAAGGACCACCATGCGCCCAAGGACCGTTTCTCGCGGTTCCTGGAAAAGCTGCTGGGCAGCTGGCTGTTCGCTCCGTTCAACCGCTTCTTCGACCGCGCCAGCCATGGCTATGTCGGCGGCGTGCGCCGGGTCATCCGCTCCAGCGGCATCGCCCTGTTCGTCTATGCCGGGCTCATGGGCCTGACCTACCTGGGCTTCTCGTCCACCCCGACCGGCTTCGTCCCGGCCCAGGACAAGCAGTACCTGGTGGCCTTCGCCCAGTTGCCTGACGCCGCCAGCCTCGACCGTACCGAGGCTGTGATCAAGAAGATGAGCGAGATCGCCCTCAAGCAACCGGGCGTGGCCGATTCGGTGGCCTTCCCTGGCCTGTCGATCAACGGCTTCACCAACAGCCCGAACAGCGGCATCGTGTTCACCCCGCTCAAGCCGTTCGACGAGCGCAAGGACCCGAGTCAGTCGGCGGCGGCCATCGCGGCAGCCCTGAACGCCCAGTTCGCCGATATCCAGGACGCCTACATCGCAATCTTCCCGCCTCCGCCGGTTCAAGGCCTGGGCACCATCGGCGGCTTCCGCCTGCAGATCGAGGACCGCGGCAACCTGGGCTACGAAGCGCTGTACAAAGAGACCCAGAACATCATCGCCAAGAGCCACAACGTGCCGGAACTGGCGGGCCTGTTCACCAGCTACCAGGTCAACGTGCCGCAGGTCGATGCCGCCATCGACCGGGAAAAGGCCAAGACCCACGGCGTGGCGATCAATGACATCTTCGACACCCTGCAGGTCTACCTGGGCTCGCTGTACACCAACGACTTCAACCGCTTTGGCCGCACCTACCAGGTCAACGTCCAGGCCGAGCAGCAGTTCCGCCTCGACGCCGAGCAGATCGGCCAGCTGAAGGTGCGCAACAACCTGGGCGAGATGATCCCGCTGGCGACCTTCCTCAAGGTCAGCGACACCTCCGGGCCTGACCGGGTCATGCACTACAACGGCTTCATCACCGCCGAGATCAACGGTGCCGCGGCCCCCGGCTACAGCTCCGGCCAGGCCGAGGCGGCGATCGAGAAGCTGCTCAAGGAAGAACTGCCCAACGGCATGACCTTCGAATGGACCGACCTGACCTACCAGCAGATCCTCTCGGGCAACACCGCGCTGTTCGTGTTCCCGCTCTGCGTGCTGCTGGCCTTCCTGGTGCTGGCCGCCCAGTACGAAAGCTGGAGCCTGCCGCTGGCGGTGATCCTGATCGTGCCGATGACCCTGCTGTCGGCCATTACCGGGGTGATCATCTCCGGTGGCGACAACAACATCTTCACCCAGATCGGCTTGATCGTGCTGGTGGGCCTGGCGTGCAAGAACGCGATCCTGATCGTCGAGTTCGCCAAGGATGAACAGGCCAAGGGCCTCGACCCGCTGGCCGCGGTACTGGAAGCCTGCCGTCTGCGCCTGCGGCCGATCCTGATGACCTCGATCGCCTTCATCATGGGCGTGGTGCCGCTGGTGTTCAGCTCCGGCGCCGGCTCGGAAATGCGTCACGCCATGGGTGTGGCGGTGTTCTCGGGGATGATCGGGGTGACCGTGTTCGGCCTGTTCCTGACCCCAGTGTTCTTCTTCCTGATCCGCCGTTTCGTCGAGCGTCGCCAGGCCCGCAAGGCCGAGCACGCCGTCGCGCTGGAGACCCACGCATGA
- a CDS encoding eCIS core domain-containing protein — MKFASTLLGLMLTLPVFAQESCPTGQYQVCLVVCFCAPVDPNQSGQVLQDVERMATSSLVFALRQARDEATASGSQPIPLHIRAQLEPWYDFAVLDAARYRVGDEQQISAANALLQNPDVNAVTLIDTIIFRRSADAEDNVALWAHELKHVQQYQELGVEEFARRYTRDYQALEGPAYEIEAQVAKALREKASGGPR; from the coding sequence ATGAAGTTCGCTAGTACGCTGCTCGGACTGATGTTGACCCTGCCCGTCTTCGCCCAGGAAAGTTGCCCGACCGGGCAATACCAAGTGTGCCTGGTGGTGTGTTTCTGCGCGCCCGTCGACCCCAACCAGAGTGGCCAGGTGCTGCAGGATGTCGAGCGCATGGCCACCAGCAGCCTGGTGTTCGCCCTGCGCCAGGCCCGCGACGAGGCGACCGCCAGCGGCAGCCAGCCGATCCCCTTGCATATCCGCGCCCAGCTCGAACCCTGGTACGACTTCGCCGTGCTCGACGCGGCGCGGTACCGGGTGGGCGATGAACAGCAGATCAGCGCCGCCAATGCGTTGCTGCAGAACCCGGACGTCAACGCGGTGACCCTGATCGACACCATCATCTTCCGCCGCAGCGCCGATGCCGAGGACAACGTGGCGCTGTGGGCCCATGAACTCAAGCATGTGCAGCAGTACCAGGAACTGGGGGTGGAGGAATTCGCCAGGCGCTATACCCGGGATTACCAGGCGCTGGAGGGGCCGGCCTACGAGATCGAGGCGCAGGTGGCCAAGGCGTTGCGCGAAAAGGCATCCGGCGGGCCACGCTGA
- a CDS encoding 2-hydroxychromene-2-carboxylate isomerase gives MSKTVEFFLDLGSPATYLASTQLPALCARHGAQLVYKPILLGGVFQATGNASPVMVPAKGRYMRIDLKRYADRYGVPLTLPPGFPVNTLNLMRGLIGVQMFTQARFEALLKVLFEGLFVHGRNLADPAVLGETLAAGGFDAGMLHELAARPEVKDALRKATEEAVERGVFGAPTFFVDGQMFFGQDRLDFVEQALVRRA, from the coding sequence ATGAGCAAGACCGTCGAGTTCTTCCTGGACCTGGGCAGTCCGGCCACTTACCTGGCCTCGACCCAGCTACCCGCCCTGTGCGCGCGCCACGGGGCGCAGTTGGTGTACAAACCGATCCTGTTGGGCGGGGTGTTCCAGGCCACCGGCAACGCCTCGCCGGTCATGGTGCCAGCCAAGGGGCGCTACATGCGCATCGACCTCAAGCGTTATGCCGATCGCTATGGGGTGCCCCTGACCTTGCCGCCCGGGTTTCCGGTCAACACCCTGAACCTGATGCGCGGGCTGATTGGCGTCCAGATGTTTACCCAAGCGCGGTTCGAGGCGCTGTTGAAGGTGCTGTTCGAAGGGCTGTTCGTGCACGGGCGCAATCTGGCAGACCCGGCGGTGCTGGGTGAAACATTGGCCGCGGGTGGCTTCGATGCCGGGATGTTGCATGAACTGGCCGCCCGGCCCGAGGTCAAGGACGCCTTGCGTAAAGCTACCGAGGAGGCGGTCGAGCGTGGCGTGTTCGGCGCGCCGACGTTCTTCGTCGATGGGCAGATGTTCTTCGGCCAGGACCGGCTGGATTTCGTCGAGCAGGCTTTGGTCAGGCGGGCATGA
- the mexE gene encoding multidrug efflux RND transporter periplasmic adaptor subunit MexE produces MDHSLKPLRFPLAALAVVVLSACGRTPDAVQAPAAPKVSVAKVIEQPINEWDEFTGRLEAPETVEVRPRVSGQIDQVAFTEGAQVKKGDLLFQIDPRPFQAEVRRLEAQLQQAKATAIRSANEARRGERLRDSNAISAELAESRSSAAAEARAGVDAIQAQLDLARLNLSFTRVTAPISGRVSRAQFTAGNIVTADVTPLTSVVSTDKVYAYFDADERVYLKYSQLARDGQRGQSTPVYLGLTNETGNPHLGQMNFVDNQVNPRTGTIRGRAVFDNRDGQFTPGLYARLKLVGSAQYDAVLINDEAVGTDLGKKFVLVMDKDNKAAYRAVELGPKLEGLRIVRSGLGKDDRIVVKGLQRVRPGSPVTPEETPMASEQTLAALAQQRQALEASNPAPKVAGANVKVASAQAPRG; encoded by the coding sequence ATGGATCACTCACTCAAACCCTTGCGCTTTCCCCTCGCTGCCCTGGCAGTGGTGGTGCTCAGCGCTTGCGGTCGCACCCCCGACGCCGTGCAGGCTCCCGCCGCGCCCAAGGTCAGCGTAGCCAAGGTAATCGAACAGCCGATCAACGAATGGGACGAGTTCACCGGCCGCCTGGAAGCGCCGGAAACCGTCGAAGTGCGCCCACGGGTGTCCGGCCAGATCGACCAGGTGGCCTTCACCGAAGGCGCCCAGGTGAAGAAAGGCGACCTGCTGTTCCAGATCGACCCGCGCCCGTTCCAGGCAGAAGTCCGCCGTCTCGAAGCCCAGCTGCAACAAGCCAAGGCCACCGCCATCCGCAGCGCCAACGAAGCCCGCCGCGGCGAACGCCTGCGCGACAGCAACGCCATCTCTGCCGAACTGGCTGAGTCGCGCAGCAGCGCCGCCGCCGAGGCCCGTGCCGGAGTCGACGCGATCCAGGCCCAGCTCGACCTGGCCCGCCTGAACCTGAGCTTCACCCGTGTCACCGCGCCGATCAGTGGCCGGGTCAGCCGTGCCCAGTTCACCGCCGGCAATATCGTCACTGCCGATGTCACCCCGCTGACCAGCGTGGTCTCCACCGACAAGGTCTACGCCTATTTCGACGCTGACGAGCGCGTGTACCTCAAGTACAGCCAGCTCGCCCGCGACGGCCAGCGCGGCCAGAGCACCCCGGTGTACCTGGGCCTGACCAACGAGACCGGCAATCCGCACCTGGGCCAGATGAACTTCGTCGACAACCAGGTCAACCCGCGCACCGGCACCATTCGTGGCCGTGCCGTTTTCGACAACCGTGACGGCCAGTTCACCCCCGGCCTGTACGCGCGCCTGAAGCTGGTCGGCAGCGCCCAGTACGACGCCGTGCTGATCAACGACGAAGCGGTCGGCACCGACCTTGGCAAGAAGTTCGTGCTGGTCATGGACAAGGACAACAAGGCCGCCTATCGCGCCGTGGAACTGGGGCCCAAGCTCGAAGGCCTGCGCATTGTGCGCAGCGGCCTGGGCAAGGACGACCGCATCGTGGTCAAGGGCCTGCAGCGCGTGCGCCCGGGCTCGCCGGTCACCCCGGAGGAAACGCCGATGGCCAGCGAACAGACCCTTGCCGCCCTCGCCCAGCAACGCCAGGCCCTGGAGGCCAGCAACCCGGCGCCGAAGGTTGCCGGCGCCAATGTCAAAGTCGCCAGCGCCCAAGCGCCGCGCGGTTAA
- a CDS encoding SDR family oxidoreductase, translating to MAEQQKVVLVIGAGDATGGEIAKRFAREGYVACVTRRQVDKLQPLVDEIRAAGGQAHGFGSDARKEEEVVELVETIERDIGPIEAFVFNIGANVPCGILEETPRKYFKIWEMACFAGFLTAQAVARRMVTRERGTLLFTGATAGTRGAAGFAAFAGAKHGLRALAQSMARELGPRNIHVAHVVVDGAIDTAFIRDSFPERYALKDQDGILDPVHIADSYWFLHAQPRDAWTFELDLRPWMERW from the coding sequence ATGGCAGAACAACAAAAGGTCGTGCTGGTGATCGGCGCGGGCGACGCCACCGGTGGCGAAATCGCCAAGCGTTTCGCCCGTGAGGGGTATGTCGCCTGTGTCACCCGGCGTCAGGTGGACAAGCTGCAGCCGCTGGTCGATGAGATCCGCGCCGCAGGCGGTCAGGCTCATGGTTTCGGGTCGGATGCGCGCAAGGAAGAGGAGGTGGTAGAGCTGGTCGAGACCATCGAGCGCGATATCGGCCCGATCGAAGCATTTGTCTTCAACATCGGCGCCAATGTCCCGTGCGGCATCCTCGAGGAAACCCCGCGCAAGTACTTCAAAATCTGGGAAATGGCCTGCTTCGCTGGTTTTCTCACCGCCCAGGCAGTCGCCCGGCGCATGGTGACCCGCGAGCGCGGCACCCTCCTCTTTACCGGTGCCACCGCTGGTACCCGTGGCGCGGCCGGTTTTGCCGCCTTCGCCGGGGCCAAGCATGGTTTGCGCGCCCTGGCCCAGAGCATGGCGCGCGAGCTTGGGCCGCGAAACATCCATGTGGCTCATGTGGTGGTCGACGGGGCCATCGACACCGCGTTCATCCGCGACAGTTTCCCCGAACGCTATGCGCTCAAGGACCAGGACGGCATCCTGGACCCTGTACACATTGCCGACAGTTACTGGTTCCTGCACGCCCAGCCACGGGACGCCTGGACCTTCGAACTTGACCTGCGCCCGTGGATGGAGCGCTGGTAA
- a CDS encoding LysE family transporter produces MLGVTDYGAFVIAFLILLAIPGPGNFALITATGKGGIKGGLAATFGVILGDQVLMWLAVAGVATLLAAYPAAFHVVQWAGAAYLAWLGLRMVLSKPGGAPRDSGMASGRYLRQTMMITLLNPKAIMFYMAFFPLFIDPVRHQGVVTFAFMALTVAGLTLLYGLVAVLLTHRLAERMRASPRITNLLERLAGACLVGFGIKLAAMR; encoded by the coding sequence ATGCTCGGCGTGACCGACTACGGCGCTTTCGTGATCGCGTTCCTTATCCTCCTGGCGATCCCCGGGCCCGGCAACTTCGCCCTGATCACCGCCACCGGCAAGGGCGGCATCAAGGGCGGCCTGGCCGCTACTTTCGGAGTGATCCTCGGCGACCAGGTGCTGATGTGGCTGGCGGTGGCGGGCGTCGCCACCCTGCTGGCCGCCTATCCGGCCGCCTTCCATGTGGTGCAGTGGGCCGGCGCCGCCTACCTGGCCTGGCTCGGCCTGCGCATGGTGCTGAGCAAGCCCGGCGGCGCGCCGCGCGACAGCGGCATGGCCAGCGGCCGCTACCTGCGCCAGACCATGATGATCACTCTGCTCAACCCCAAGGCGATCATGTTCTACATGGCGTTCTTCCCGCTGTTCATCGACCCGGTGCGCCACCAGGGCGTGGTGACCTTCGCTTTCATGGCGCTGACCGTGGCTGGCCTGACCCTGCTCTACGGCCTGGTGGCGGTGCTGCTCACCCACCGCTTGGCCGAGCGCATGCGCGCCAGCCCGCGCATCACTAACCTGCTCGAACGCCTGGCCGGCGCCTGCCTGGTAGGCTTCGGCATCAAGCTGGCGGCAATGCGTTGA
- a CDS encoding Pathogenicity locus, giving the protein MAFNAHERAVLLAVKGVGPTVVQRLEQLGYDSLARLAGADALQIVSEAAGLLGSSCWKNSPQARGAIQAAIARAREHVLQGTCPANGT; this is encoded by the coding sequence ATGGCGTTCAATGCGCATGAGCGGGCAGTGTTGCTGGCGGTCAAGGGCGTGGGGCCGACCGTGGTGCAGCGGCTCGAGCAGTTGGGTTATGACTCGCTGGCGCGACTGGCCGGGGCCGACGCCCTGCAGATCGTCAGCGAGGCGGCCGGTCTGCTGGGCAGCAGTTGCTGGAAGAACAGCCCCCAGGCGCGAGGGGCAATACAGGCAGCGATTGCCCGGGCCAGGGAGCATGTCCTGCAGGGCACCTGTCCCGCCAATGGCACATAA
- a CDS encoding efflux transporter outer membrane subunit, which yields MKLLKHLTPSLLALALAACAVGPDYKTPDTAPAKLDSGLEAKAFDRSRFESVWWKQFDDPVLNQLVQASLDGNRDLRVAFARLKAARSIREDVSNDQIPVVTSRASSDLGKGQVPGQTERRVNSERYDLGLDMAWELDLFGRIQRQIEASEAQEAAAEADLQQLQVSLIAELVDAYGQLRGAQLREQIAVANLKTQQQSRDITVTLRDTGVGNELDVVRADARLAGVEATVPQLQAAQVRAKNRIATLLGQRPDALSVDLAPKSLPAIAKALPVGDPGELLRRRPDIRSAERQLAAATANVGVATADLFPRVSLSGFLGFTAARGSQIGSSAANAWALGPSITWAAFDLGSVRARLRGAKADAEGALANYEQQVLLALEESSNAFSDYGKRQQRLLALMRQSDASRKAAELASVRYREGTVDYLVLLDAERERLSAEDAQAQGEVELYSGIVAIYKALGGGWQPDVVASSR from the coding sequence ATGAAGTTGCTCAAACACCTGACCCCGAGCCTGCTGGCACTGGCCCTGGCGGCCTGCGCCGTGGGCCCGGACTACAAGACGCCGGACACCGCGCCGGCCAAGCTGGACAGCGGTCTGGAGGCCAAGGCCTTCGACCGCAGCCGCTTCGAAAGCGTGTGGTGGAAGCAGTTCGACGACCCGGTGCTCAACCAACTGGTGCAGGCGTCGCTGGACGGCAACCGCGACCTGCGCGTGGCCTTTGCCCGCCTGAAAGCGGCGCGGTCGATTCGCGAGGACGTGTCCAATGACCAGATCCCCGTGGTCACCAGCCGCGCCAGCAGCGATCTGGGCAAGGGCCAGGTGCCCGGCCAAACTGAACGCCGGGTCAACAGCGAGCGTTATGACCTGGGCCTGGACATGGCCTGGGAGCTCGACCTGTTTGGCCGCATCCAGCGCCAGATCGAGGCCAGCGAAGCCCAGGAAGCCGCCGCCGAAGCCGACCTGCAACAACTGCAGGTCAGCCTGATCGCCGAGCTGGTCGACGCTTACGGCCAGTTGCGCGGCGCCCAGCTGCGCGAGCAGATCGCCGTGGCCAACCTCAAGACCCAGCAGCAGTCGCGGGACATCACCGTGACCCTGCGCGACACCGGGGTCGGCAATGAACTCGATGTGGTCCGCGCCGACGCCCGCCTGGCGGGTGTCGAAGCCACCGTGCCGCAGCTGCAGGCCGCACAGGTGCGGGCGAAGAACCGCATCGCCACCCTGCTCGGCCAGCGTCCGGACGCCCTGAGCGTCGATCTTGCGCCCAAGTCCCTGCCGGCCATCGCCAAGGCCTTGCCGGTGGGCGACCCCGGCGAGCTGCTGCGTCGCCGCCCGGACATCCGCAGCGCCGAACGCCAGCTGGCTGCGGCCACGGCCAACGTCGGCGTGGCCACCGCCGACCTGTTCCCGCGGGTCAGCCTCAGCGGCTTCCTCGGTTTCACCGCCGCGCGCGGCTCGCAGATCGGCTCCTCAGCGGCCAACGCCTGGGCGCTGGGCCCGAGCATCACCTGGGCGGCCTTCGACCTGGGCAGCGTGCGCGCCCGCCTGCGCGGGGCCAAGGCCGATGCCGAGGGCGCCCTGGCCAACTACGAACAGCAGGTGCTGCTGGCCCTGGAGGAATCCTCCAACGCCTTCAGCGACTATGGCAAGCGCCAACAGCGCCTGCTGGCGCTGATGCGCCAGAGCGACGCCAGCCGCAAGGCGGCGGAACTGGCTTCGGTGCGCTATCGCGAAGGCACGGTGGACTACCTGGTGCTGCTCGACGCCGAACGCGAGCGCCTGAGCGCCGAAGACGCCCAGGCCCAGGGCGAGGTCGAGCTGTACAGCGGCATCGTCGCGATCTACAAGGCGCTGGGCGGCGGCTGGCAACCCGACGTGGTGGCCAGCTCGCGCTGA